DNA sequence from the Thalassotalea sp. 273M-4 genome:
CATTTATTTAATCTAACACGATACTTTACCCATTCTTTAAGACAGATGGCTCTTATCCTAAATTAACGGCATGAGGGGAAATACTTATGTGGTGTTATAGACTTGATGGTATACTCTAAAAAAACGCAATAAGAAGATATAGTGAAGCATAAAGATCCACATTTGAAACGCGAATCGCAAAAATACGACAAACCTATCGCCAGTCGAGAGTTGTTGTTGTCAATTATTGAGCAAAAAGGCTACCCATTAACTTTCGCGCAATTTTGTAAAGAACTTCAATATAAAGATGAAGAACAAAGAGTGGGCTTAAAGCGTCGACTCAGAGCGATGGAAAATGCTGGCCAGTTGGTCTTCACTAAGTTTAAACAATATGCGATAGCGGCCCAAACGTCGATTATTACCGGCGAAGTCATTGGTCATCGTGACGGGTTTGGTTTTTTAAAGCCAGATCAAGGTGATAAAGATTTATACATTCCTTATCATGAAATGCGTCAATTAATTCATGGCGATGTAGTGGAAGCAAGAATTAGCGCTGAAGCTGACGCCAAAGGCAAGCAAGAAGTACGTATTTTAGATGTAATCGTGCCGCGTAAAGATCGGATCATTGGTCGCCTGTTTGTTGAGCATGAAATCATTACCGTGATCCCAGAAGATGCTCGTATAAACCATGAAATTATTATCCCTAAAGAAAAACGTTTAGGCGCTCGTCATGGTCAGATGGTGGTGATTGAAATTATTCAACGCCCGTCTAAACGATCAACACCGCTTGGCAAAGTCGTTGAAGTACTTGGTGAACATATGGCTCCGGGAATGGAAGTGCAAGTTGCCTTACATCAACACGATATCCCTCATATTTGGCCAGAAGCATTACTCGATGAGATTTCCACTTTGGCGCCAGAAGTTGAAGAACAGGCGAAATCACCTCGAGTTGATCTGCGCTCATTACCCCTAGTAACGATTGATGGTGAAGACGCTCGAGATTTTGATGATGCGGTTTTTTGTCAACCGGAGAAATCCGGCGGTTGGCGTTTATGGGTGGCAATTGCCGATGTGAGTTACTATGTCCGCCCGGGCACAGCTCTTGATGGCGAAGCCATTAAGCGCGGTAATTCGGTTTACTTTCCAAATCAAGTCATCCCGATGTTGCCAGAAGTGCTTTCTAATGGCTTGTGTTCGTTAAACCCTAATGTTGATCGCTTGTGTATGGTCGCCGAAATGACCATTAGCGCGAATGGGGTATTATCGGACTCAAAATTTTACCCGGCAGTGATGAATTCACATGCGCGTTTTACCTACACCAAAGTGGCGGCTATTTTAGATGGTGATAAAGAGCTGCGAGAGCAATATCAAGAACGAGTATCTGACTTAGAAGAATTACATAAACTTTATCATGCGTTAGTCGGTTCAAGGCGAGAGCGCGGCGCGATTGAGTTTGAAACGGAAGAAGTTCGATTTATTTTTAATGCTGATCGAAAAATTGATTCTGTCGAACCGGTGATCCGCAATGATGCTCATAAAATCATTGAAGAATGTATGATTTTAGCCAATGTGGCTACGGCTAAGTTTATTAGCAAGCATCAAAAGCCTGGTTTATATCGGGTTCATGATAAACCTAACGAAGATAAATATAATAACTTAGTCTCATATCTGGCAGAACTTGGTATTGAGCTACCTAAAACCGAACAACCCAGTCCCGCGGATTTTGGCAAAATTACCGACAAAGTTATTGACCGACCTGATAAAGAGCTGATTCAAACGATGATGTTAAGATCAATGAAGCAGGCGGTTTACCAAGCGGAAAATATAGGTCACTTTGGTTTAGCACTTCCAGCTTATAGTCACTTTACCTCTCCAATCAGGCGTTATCCTGATTTGGTTGTTCATCGGGTTATTAAAGCCATATTGAACGCACAACAGCATAATGAAAGTAATGAAGGCTTTTATTTTTATGATGAACAAGAGGTTTCCGAGTTAGGTGAGCATTGCTCGATGACCGAAAGACGGGCTGATGATGCGACTCGTGATGTTGGCGATTGGCTTAAGTGTGAATTCATGCGCGATCATGTAGGTGATACCTTTACCGGTGTTATTGCTACGGTCACCAACTTTGGTTTTTTTGTGCGCTTACAAGACTTTCATATTGAAGGTTTGGTTCATATCAGCTCGCTTGGTAAAGATTTTTATAACCACGATGAAGTGAGAATGTGCTTAGTCGGTGAAAAAACACATAAACGTTATCATGTCGGAGATGTTCTCGAGGTTCAGGTCGCTGCGGTGAATCTGGATGAGAAAAAAATCGACCTAATCTTAGCGGGCGACGATCAAGTTAGTCAGCCAAGTCGACGAATAAAACCAAGTACAGGTAATGATAGCGCCCGAGCTAACAAAACCAATAGACGTGCCAAACCTGATGCTGAACACAAAAAATCGAAAAAGAAGAAAGCAGCAAAAGCAAAAAAACGTCCGGGTAAAAACGCGCGCAAGCGTAATCAAAAATAAAGCGCTTATAGGCTCAGATAATTTTATTTAGCAAGTCGGCCGGTGAGGCCGATGTTATAAAACGATTTAGATACAATTAAAGAAGATTCACATGGCAAAACACGACGAGTTGGTTTTTGGTATTCACGCTGTTACAGCATTAATTAAGCGTGCTCCAGAACGCTTTATTGAGCTTTGGCTGTTAAAAGGGCGAGAAGATGAACGCTTAAAAACGGTGATTAACTTAGCGCAAAAGTATGGTATTTCAATCCAACTTACGCACCGCAAAGCACTGGATGAAAAAAGTAAAGGTGAGCAACATCAAGGTATCATTGCACGAGTAAAACCGGGCAAGGTATACAGTGAAAATGATTTAACCGACATTGTTGGTTCAGCCTTAGGGCAAAAGCAAATACCTTTTATATTGGTGCTTGACGGGGTCACTGATCCACATAACCTAGGCGCTTGTTTACGTAATGCCGATGCCGCCGGGGTGCAGGCCATTGTTGTGCCGAAAGATAATGCCGCAAGAATTACCTCAACGGTTCGTAAAGTCGCGGTTGGAGCGGCAGAAAGCATTCCTTTAGTACAAGTAACGAATTTGACTCGTAGCTTAAAAGCTTTGCAAGAAATGGGGCTATGGGTTGTTGGTACAGCAGGGGAAGCAACCGAGTCTATTTATCAATGCCAATTAACCGGCCCGATAGCGTTAGTGATGGGCGCTGAAGATAAAGGCATGCGTCGGTTAACGCGAGAAACGTGTGACCAATTGATTAAATTACCGATGGCTGGAAGTGTATCGAGTTTGAATGTATCGGTAGCGTCGGGTATTTGCTTATTTGAAATTGTTAGACAAAGGTTGTCTGCACTTTCTTAAGCTGACTAAAATATATAGCGCATTTATAAGCCTACATAAGTACTCAACTTAAGAGCATGGTGCATGGTATCAACAAACCGTGCGCTATGCGGGTTTGTTGATTGATTTTGCCCTCAGCTGCCGTTGCTTGGTTTATCATAAAAATAAAAATTAAGATAAACAGGATCAGCAGTAATCCTTCCTTTTTGGATTTCATTTATTTACGCTTATTCTTAGTTCGTTCGCTGTCATTGTTAAGGTCATTTACAAGGTCATTGTTAAGATATACTCGTTACCCATTCAACCTCGGTTGTTAAATCGATTTACCGCATTATTTATCGCTTTCCAAAGCAATATTTAGACCAACCCTAATTAAGCAGTTTAGATCAAGCCTTAGAGCATGAACTTGCGGATCAATTTGGCTTGAAGTGTAAAAAATACTGACAGCTGTTAACCCAAATAATTGCCTCAAACAAATGCTTGCGTTCATTGTTTATTTTACCTACAATACGCCTCCTTAAATCAGCCATATATTTTGTTCCTTGCCTTTATACTGGTACTAGGCTGAGCCAGCAAGAGGCTACAACCGTAAGGAGCTCGTAATGCGTCATTACGAAATCGTATTTATGGTTCACCCTGATCAGAGTGAACAAGTAACTGGTATGATCCAACGTTACACAGACATGATCACTGCCGCTGAAGGTAAGATCCACCGTCTAGAAGACTGGGGTCGTCGTCAGTTAGCATACCCAATCAACAAACTGCACAAAGCACACTATGTTCTTATGAACATCGAAGCGCCTCAGTCAGTTATTGATGAATTAGAAACTTCTTTCCGTTATAACGACGTTGTTATTCGTAACATGATCATGCGCACGAAAGACGCGGTAACTGAAGCATCTCCAATGGCTGCTGCTAAAGAAGACCGCCGCGAGAAAAAAGAAGTTGCTAAAGAAGCTCCAGCTACTGAAGAAGCTGCAGCAGAATAGTACTTTGTGATTGAAAATTGTCTTGTTTTGACCGGTCAGATCGTTAAAACGGCTGACGTGTCAGTAAGCCCGGCGGGTATTAGCCATTGTCGCTTCACGTTAGAACATCGTTCTACGGTTGTTGAAGATGGATTAACTCGTCAAGCCTATGTCAGAATGCAAGTTGTGGCAACAGGCCAATGGACAAAGCACATTACTCGTGAATTAACTGCGGGCAGTAATGTAAAAGTGAGCGGTTTTATTAATCGTCACGAAACCCGAAGCGGAAACCCTGTTTTGGTATTACACGCCCAACAGATTGAAATGATTAATTAGGTGGTATTTTGATTCAATTTTGAATTAAAAAGAACACCAAATATTAGGAGAAATCCCATGTCACGTTTTTTTAGACGTCGTAAGTTCTGTCGCTTTAGCGCAGAAGGCGTAAGCGAAATCGATTACAAAGACATCGCTACGTTAAAAAATTATATCACTGAAAGTGGTAAAATCGTTCCTAGCCGTATTACAGGTACTTCAGCTAAGTATCAACGTCAACTTGGTCGTGCGATCAAGCGTGCTCGTTACTTATCTTTATTACCATATACTGATTTACACAAGTAACCTAAGGGGCTATTAACATGCAAGTAATTCTTCTTGATAAAATTGCCAAGTTAGGCGGTCTAGGTGATCAAGTTACAGTTAAGTCTGGCTATGCTCGTAACTTCTTATTACCAAAAGGTAAAGCAGTTATCGCATCAAAAGCAAACGTTGAGCACTTTGAAGCTCGTCGTGCTGAGTTAGAAAAGCAATTAGCTGACGTTTTAGCTGCTGCTGAAGCTCG
Encoded proteins:
- the rlmB gene encoding 23S rRNA (guanosine(2251)-2'-O)-methyltransferase RlmB, with protein sequence MAKHDELVFGIHAVTALIKRAPERFIELWLLKGREDERLKTVINLAQKYGISIQLTHRKALDEKSKGEQHQGIIARVKPGKVYSENDLTDIVGSALGQKQIPFILVLDGVTDPHNLGACLRNADAAGVQAIVVPKDNAARITSTVRKVAVGAAESIPLVQVTNLTRSLKALQEMGLWVVGTAGEATESIYQCQLTGPIALVMGAEDKGMRRLTRETCDQLIKLPMAGSVSSLNVSVASGICLFEIVRQRLSALS
- the rpsF gene encoding 30S ribosomal protein S6 — protein: MRHYEIVFMVHPDQSEQVTGMIQRYTDMITAAEGKIHRLEDWGRRQLAYPINKLHKAHYVLMNIEAPQSVIDELETSFRYNDVVIRNMIMRTKDAVTEASPMAAAKEDRREKKEVAKEAPATEEAAAE
- the rpsR gene encoding 30S ribosomal protein S18, with amino-acid sequence MSRFFRRRKFCRFSAEGVSEIDYKDIATLKNYITESGKIVPSRITGTSAKYQRQLGRAIKRARYLSLLPYTDLHK
- the rnr gene encoding ribonuclease R, whose amino-acid sequence is MKHKDPHLKRESQKYDKPIASRELLLSIIEQKGYPLTFAQFCKELQYKDEEQRVGLKRRLRAMENAGQLVFTKFKQYAIAAQTSIITGEVIGHRDGFGFLKPDQGDKDLYIPYHEMRQLIHGDVVEARISAEADAKGKQEVRILDVIVPRKDRIIGRLFVEHEIITVIPEDARINHEIIIPKEKRLGARHGQMVVIEIIQRPSKRSTPLGKVVEVLGEHMAPGMEVQVALHQHDIPHIWPEALLDEISTLAPEVEEQAKSPRVDLRSLPLVTIDGEDARDFDDAVFCQPEKSGGWRLWVAIADVSYYVRPGTALDGEAIKRGNSVYFPNQVIPMLPEVLSNGLCSLNPNVDRLCMVAEMTISANGVLSDSKFYPAVMNSHARFTYTKVAAILDGDKELREQYQERVSDLEELHKLYHALVGSRRERGAIEFETEEVRFIFNADRKIDSVEPVIRNDAHKIIEECMILANVATAKFISKHQKPGLYRVHDKPNEDKYNNLVSYLAELGIELPKTEQPSPADFGKITDKVIDRPDKELIQTMMLRSMKQAVYQAENIGHFGLALPAYSHFTSPIRRYPDLVVHRVIKAILNAQQHNESNEGFYFYDEQEVSELGEHCSMTERRADDATRDVGDWLKCEFMRDHVGDTFTGVIATVTNFGFFVRLQDFHIEGLVHISSLGKDFYNHDEVRMCLVGEKTHKRYHVGDVLEVQVAAVNLDEKKIDLILAGDDQVSQPSRRIKPSTGNDSARANKTNRRAKPDAEHKKSKKKKAAKAKKRPGKNARKRNQK
- the priB gene encoding primosomal replication protein N; protein product: MSVSPAGISHCRFTLEHRSTVVEDGLTRQAYVRMQVVATGQWTKHITRELTAGSNVKVSGFINRHETRSGNPVLVLHAQQIEMIN